Genomic DNA from Nicotiana tabacum cultivar K326 chromosome 21, ASM71507v2, whole genome shotgun sequence:
ctggATTGGTCATATACACTGAGTGACTGTGCCTGAGttgttatttatatttgggatggatctgcccggtacagtgctgagtgactgagtgtgctgaatattgagcgtgatgagtgaaaATGCGAGAGAGTGAGATTGAGtcctctgagagtgtgagtacttgAATTCATCATTGTGCTGCGTTGCATTAGACATGCCATCTGATAGTGAAATTTAGTACCTGTTGttaaagtttttgataaaaaaatcacatatttcaaacttactcatattttcggtgattttcggcaaaggatttgagtttttcttttatacttgaaaagaaaatgtttattttctGGAATTGTATACGAGCTAAgcattttattgttgagttattatttAGTGCTGCTtaaaattatattgttatgagatgttattggatattggtgtggactctgaccttggtacaagctcgtcactactttcaacctaaggttaggtttgttacttattgagtacatggggtcggttatactcatactacacttctgtaccttgcgtgcaaatttcggatgttgatgttgttgtacatggcgggagctagcattgaagatgtgtctcttgttcttggtagctttagaattattaatttgtttatgtatatgtcaaacagatgatgtatttaatttcataccaactttgtaaattctaatcttagaagctcatgatttgtagtaCTAGTCATTGGGAAGTGTGTAAAAGTTAagttatttcattatttattttctcaGAAAATCTCATTGAATCggattgttattatttggcttacctagcaggtgaggttaggtgtcatcacggctagtcgaattttgggtcatgacaaaaggaGGGAGTAACAACATCAATTTCACTAAAACCTCGCAGAGTTTACTTTGAATTCATATTatgtcttttttgtttttttcataatttttaaaagaaaaattacaatgACTAATGAATGTGATCCCAAAAAATTTAAATCATTGCCGTAATTATTTTTCTATCTTGTAcccttttaattaattatgaaaagaaattaaaatttctTGAGTAGAAAACTAACCATAAGCCAACTTAGACATGTTTCTTGGATCAAGTAACTCTATAGTTTTGCAACTGAAAAATGAGAAAGCATCTTCATTGAACTCGAGAAATACATATATAATTCAAAATGTTATCAAAGACCAGCAGCACATCATACAATGGTTTTTATCTCTGAATTAACTGATCttgttatatgtatatattacGATTTCTTTTCTGCATTAGTATACATAATTCGAGCCGAAAACATTACAGTTCAATTGAATACCATAGTACTCACCCTAAATCCGCCTCTGACTATACATAGTTCTTCGTACATACCAGCATATTTGTCCAATATATATCAGGCATAATACATTGTATTCAAAATGCAACATTTCTCTATCTTTTGTCACATCCCAATCAAGTCCGGTAGTCCAAAAAAATCCTCACAACACATCATAAAATAGTTTTTATCTCTGAATTAATTGAtcttattatatgtatatatatttttgatgtttttttgcaTATGTATACATAGTTTGAGCCGAAAACAATGAGTTTAGTTGAATACTATAGTACTCGCCCTATATTCGCCTCTGACTATACAATACATAGTTCTTACATACCAAAATATTGGCCCTATATGTATCAGACATAACATATTGTATCCAAAATGCGTCATTTCTCTATCTTTTGTCACATCCCAATCGAGTCCGGTAGTCCAAGAAAATCCTCGCAGCACCATAGTGAGCCAATGCACCAAAAATAACAAATGTATGAAATATTTGATGACTATGACCAACTATATCAAAAAATCCAGGCTTCCATTTCTCCGGTATTCGGCTAACATAAAATATAGCCCCTGTTATATAACACAATGCCATTGCAGATTCATATGCAAGTGTGACATTCCTCATAGGATCAGTCCAATTCAACACAAGTGCATGGATTGCAGGTACCAGACCAAAACAACCCATGGACATGAAAAGCCCGGCCCGAAATGACCGATATTTTCCGGTCGAAAACACGGGGAAGAGCAAGGTTATGATAGTGCAAATTCCCAAGATTGTGATTCCAATGAGGTAAACAATTTGCCAATGTGGTGAACATTGAAAGATGTAATACATTGGTGGGAAGAAAGAAGTGATGATCATTACTGATATTCCAACATAGTCCATTTGGACTAAGAAAAGGTTCAGTTTTTGTGAGTGACATGAGAAGAGATGACAAATACTGCTTGAAAGAAGACAGAACATTGCACCGGCTAAGAACACATAGAATGGCCAAGTTGCTTCATTTGTTACCCTATTTGATAATGTGATGTCCATTGGTAAGTGTCGGTCCTGCGTTAGTGTAAAGAAGTTTTACGCTATCAGTTCAATGACATAGTTATTAGAAGGGTTTAAGTTGTATACATTGTCGCCCACATTGTTAAGATGCTTTACGTAAGCTACCAATACAATTTATCTGGTTATAGCACGTCCAGTGGTGGATCTACATTGTCAATTGTGGGTGCTCAAGCATTCATTATCTTTGACCAGATTTAGTAAATTTGCATAggcaattataaaaatatttagacaAATATTGAATGAGCACCCACAACTTAACTCCttttttatcttctttcagaattTTATTAGCAAGCACCCATGACTTTAAAATCCTGGATCTGCTACTGAGCACGTCATTACTCTATTTTCCATATTATCATATCCAACTTAATACGAAGAGTTACCTTATATTGTGGTAAATTTAGTCTGAAAGTATAATTAAAAACTATACATTATCATTTCACGGAACTTAAATCCTTCTTAAAAatgaatttaacttatatatactgGTGGTGCAAAGAATTTTTACATATTAGTGTAATTTTACTTGTTATAACATGCAgtcaattttatttttcaagtaaCTAATTTCACTTATTATGAAAATTATCTATACTTATCATTTATGTGATCTGATAATGTAAAatgaatttaacttatatatattgGTGGCGCAAAGAATTCTTACACATTAGTGTAATTTTACTTGTTATAGCAGGTTgtcaattttatttttcaagtaaCTAATTTTACTTATTATGGAAATTATCTATACTTATCATTTATGCAATCTGATAGTGTAAAAGCTCTTTTACATTGTCAGTTTATAAAAGATTAAACTCCTTAAAAGTTCATGAAAATGTACTGCTAACAATATTTTAAGAACCAGCAGGTAACTCACCTGGGAAAAAGCCTTTGAACTGTGAGAGATGTTTGCATTTCCACTCGTCGGAAAATTTCTGCAAGATTGAAGGAAAACTCAATTTTTTTCATCTTAAACTATGATAATTACTAATATTCAGAATTAATTCAAGTATTTTTAATGGATTAGCAAAAAGTGATATTAAAGTTTAGTTTTATGTGTTGAAATGGAATAGTTGATTATTAGTCCCCGTATTATTAGTCATTTTGGCGAACTAAATTTGTTTCAAAATAGTTGACTTTTAGAAAAACAAGAcgttatttattaatttttctgAATTTACTTTTATTGTTTCAACTAGtgaaatattaattaaatgagAAGATTAAAGAGcaataaaagataatttaaacaaATACTCATGATATTAAGCATATTAAATATCTTTCTTAAGATACGTATAAAAACTTTAAAAGACATATAATAAGAACGGAGAAACGTATCATCTAAATATATGTTACCAAGAAAATATCAGCTGAAAAAGATGTGCAGACATTTAAAGAAAGTGGTTGGGAGTTTGATCGCCAGCAATATCGTACAAGCATATTGAAAAATGTCTTTTTAACCTACATTTCACCCATCAAAATATTGGACCACCTATGGATATTTTAGGCCTTTGTTCTATAAAAAATTGTTTACGTACTAAAGTTCACCACATCAAAAGGATATAATATTAGCCTTGTGCGGAgccaaaattttaaatttatgagTTCGGTATCCTAAATtttttaagttattgggttctatgttaacaatttataaatattCAACAATTTTTTTAAAGCAAAAACAAGATTTGAACCAAAGCTACTGGATTCGATTGACCCGTTCCTAATATATCTTTTTAGTTTCTCATATAGGGTTTAATATCCGCGATACGTCTCGATTAATTTGAATTAGCTAAGGACAGAAAGCTTCGATCCATTTCACCATAATCATTTATGGTAAGTGGCTCTATCATTCCTAACGCACTAATatcttgttttctttttaatattATCATTTAGGTGACACTTTTATCATATCATAAGTCCTAATCTATTAATTTCTCTCTTTTTTAacattatctttttatttttctggTGCTGCATTTGCTGTTACAAGAATAGTCAAACCTATAATCTTTTTTGTTGAAGTTAAACGCTATCTAATTACTTGAGATAATGAGGAAAGGGATATATAGACACTTAATTAAAGAAAAGGTAACTTATggaaaatagtgaaaaataaaaaataaaaaataaaaaaagaaaacaaattagtCTTAAAATATGCAATTTGACGAGTGAGGTTTGCtggtaaatgaatttttaaaaaaagaacagTTTTTCTGAAACTAGTAGTAttttcaataaaagaaaaaaaatgttgctTTCTTTCACTTGGAAAAAATTATAGAAGGGTAaagttcaacaaaaaaaaaaaaagaagaagaagaagaagcagaattAGGAACATACCGAATAAACATAGTCATAAAATCAGCAAGTTGAGATACATGCTCCGCATTAGCTATGGTTAATACCATAAATAGAATAAATCCAATCAAATGCCTgtaaaaaaatatattcaaaactCCAGATAaataaattgcaatttaagctatttgaaaatctaaattaagaaaaaaaaacatgaaatgaAATACTTACGTCCAGACATTAAGAGTTTCATTATGCCAACGAAAAATACTGAAAAAGGCTTCTTTGAGAGGCCAATTAGCTCTGTAATAATTCAATATATACTCATTATCCTTCATATATTCTGGTAATTCATCATAAGAAATTAAAGggtatttttccctttttcttattccATTTTTCTCCATCTTTTTGCTGTAGCAGTTTCTGTTTGAATCAAGATTCTGATCTTTTTCTTGACTCATTATCTCTGAATCAATA
This window encodes:
- the LOC107831935 gene encoding heptahelical transmembrane protein 1; its protein translation is MSQEKDQNLDSNRNCYSKKMEKNGIRKREKYPLISYDELPEYMKDNEYILNYYRANWPLKEAFFSIFRWHNETLNVWTHLIGFILFMVLTIANAEHVSQLADFMTMFIRNFPTSGNANISHSSKAFSQDRHLPMDITLSNRVTNEATWPFYVFLAGAMFCLLSSSICHLFSCHSQKLNLFLVQMDYVGISVMIITSFFPPMYYIFQCSPHWQIVYLIGITILGICTIITLLFPVFSTGKYRSFRAGLFMSMGCFGLVPAIHALVLNWTDPMRNVTLAYESAMALCYITGAIFYVSRIPEKWKPGFFDIVGHSHQIFHTFVIFGALAHYGAARIFLDYRTRLGCDKR